The following proteins are co-located in the Lacticaseibacillus paracasei subsp. paracasei genome:
- a CDS encoding glycosyltransferase family 2 protein, with protein sequence MIKTSFKEAITSNLDLTIVVPTYNLGHYLPETLKSIQQQTIDFEIWLIDDASTDGTAQTVADFVKGIPNFHATGFNDHRGIGAARNFGIDHATGQAVAFVDGDDLIAPTFAETLSHGFTSGVVATAVGYDWWHRSRGGPNRFQLLSQREMFDQVSRHGSEVGGYIWNKAFSRDALTAGNIRYDEQLRIAEDYYFTADFVAHTPGKYAYNPTILYTKVNRPNSTMHNFSWADRRQEDQIFERIHRMRQLIQ encoded by the coding sequence ATGATCAAAACGAGCTTCAAGGAGGCAATTACGTCGAACTTAGATTTAACCATCGTTGTGCCAACTTACAATTTAGGTCATTATCTGCCTGAGACATTAAAAAGTATCCAGCAACAAACAATTGATTTTGAAATTTGGCTCATCGACGATGCCTCTACTGATGGTACCGCTCAGACAGTGGCTGATTTTGTTAAAGGTATCCCTAATTTTCACGCGACCGGTTTTAATGACCATCGTGGCATCGGTGCTGCGCGAAACTTTGGCATTGATCATGCCACTGGTCAAGCTGTGGCGTTTGTCGACGGTGACGATTTAATCGCGCCGACCTTTGCCGAAACGTTATCACACGGGTTCACATCGGGTGTTGTGGCCACTGCGGTTGGTTATGATTGGTGGCATCGCAGCCGCGGCGGGCCCAATCGCTTTCAATTGTTGTCACAGCGTGAAATGTTTGATCAAGTCTCACGCCACGGCTCCGAAGTGGGCGGTTATATTTGGAACAAGGCTTTCTCTCGTGATGCTTTAACTGCCGGTAATATTCGCTATGATGAACAATTACGCATTGCTGAGGACTATTACTTCACGGCGGATTTTGTCGCGCATACGCCTGGCAAATATGCTTATAATCCAACCATTTTGTACACGAAGGTTAATCGCCCGAATAGCACGATGCACAATTTTTCTTGGGCTGATCGCCGTCAGGAAGACCAGATTTTTGAGCGGATCCATCGCATGCGCCAGCTCATCCAATAG
- the glpO gene encoding type 1 glycerol-3-phosphate oxidase: MVFSNETRKQTIHQLKHTELDLLIVGGGITGAGVAIQAAASGIKTGLIEMQDFAEGTSSRSTKLVHGGIRYLKSFDVGVVADTVKERAVVQGIAPHIPRPFPMLLPIYQESGSTFDMFSVKIAMDLYDRLAGVEGSQYANYTVTKDEVLQREPQLSADNLQGGGVYLDFVNNDARLVIENIKEADELGCLMASHVKAVGMLHNDAGQVVGLHVKDLLDDTEFDIHAKLVINTTGPWAPWADKFNALDDHEKHAPTLRPTKGVHLVVDGSRLPVPQPTYMDTGLNDGRMFFVVPREGKTYFGTTDTDYTGDYEHPRVEQEDVDYLLKVVNKRFPESHMTIDDIEASWAGLRPLINDNGSSDYNGGGANSGKVSDDSFAALIEVVNAYEDDQATRADVERAISKLETAHAEAGLSPSQVSRGSSLDQATDGLITLSGGKITDYRKMAAGALALIRRILVDRFNVDAPAVDSKKLQVSGGHFDPTNVEETMAFYIRIGVDAGLSEKEAQDLANRFGSNTSRVLTYAVDGPAPGLSLKETMSLRYSLNEEMTLTPVDYLLRRTNALLFHAETLAELKQPVVDEMAQTLGWDDSVKAQQLAALNAAIADSQLAYLKTAPAPVHPE, translated from the coding sequence ATGGTATTTTCCAACGAAACGCGCAAACAAACGATTCATCAGTTAAAGCATACCGAGCTCGACTTGCTCATCGTCGGTGGCGGCATTACCGGCGCTGGGGTGGCGATTCAAGCAGCTGCCAGCGGGATCAAAACCGGTTTGATTGAGATGCAGGACTTTGCGGAAGGCACCAGTTCGCGTTCGACCAAATTGGTACACGGCGGTATTCGCTATCTTAAATCTTTTGATGTTGGCGTTGTCGCTGACACTGTTAAGGAACGCGCCGTCGTGCAAGGGATCGCGCCGCATATCCCGCGGCCATTCCCAATGCTGTTGCCAATTTATCAAGAATCCGGCAGTACGTTTGACATGTTCAGCGTCAAAATTGCCATGGATCTCTATGATCGATTGGCTGGTGTTGAAGGTTCTCAGTACGCCAATTATACCGTGACAAAAGATGAAGTCCTTCAACGTGAACCACAATTGTCCGCTGATAACCTGCAAGGCGGTGGCGTTTATCTCGATTTCGTCAACAACGATGCGCGCCTTGTGATCGAAAACATCAAAGAAGCTGACGAACTTGGCTGCTTGATGGCCAGTCATGTTAAAGCGGTCGGCATGCTGCACAATGACGCTGGTCAAGTGGTTGGGCTGCATGTTAAAGACTTGTTGGACGACACTGAATTCGATATCCATGCCAAACTGGTCATCAACACAACCGGTCCATGGGCTCCATGGGCTGATAAGTTCAATGCACTTGACGATCACGAAAAACACGCGCCAACTTTGCGGCCAACCAAAGGTGTTCATCTAGTCGTTGACGGTTCTCGCTTGCCAGTTCCGCAACCAACTTACATGGATACTGGCTTAAACGATGGTCGGATGTTCTTCGTGGTTCCGCGAGAAGGCAAAACGTATTTTGGTACCACTGATACAGATTATACCGGCGATTATGAACATCCCCGCGTTGAGCAAGAAGATGTCGATTATCTGCTGAAAGTCGTCAATAAACGCTTCCCCGAAAGCCATATGACGATCGACGATATTGAAGCTAGTTGGGCTGGGTTGCGACCACTGATCAACGACAACGGCAGTTCCGATTATAACGGCGGCGGTGCTAACAGCGGCAAGGTTTCAGACGATTCATTTGCGGCCTTGATCGAGGTTGTGAACGCTTATGAAGACGATCAGGCGACCCGCGCCGATGTTGAACGTGCTATTTCCAAACTGGAAACAGCACACGCCGAAGCCGGATTAAGCCCATCCCAAGTTTCTCGCGGCAGTTCGCTTGACCAGGCGACAGACGGGCTCATCACCCTTTCCGGCGGTAAAATTACGGACTATCGGAAAATGGCCGCTGGTGCCCTCGCACTGATTCGCCGTATTCTGGTCGACCGTTTCAACGTTGACGCGCCAGCAGTCGATTCCAAAAAGCTGCAAGTTTCCGGCGGACATTTTGATCCGACCAATGTTGAAGAAACCATGGCCTTCTACATTCGGATTGGCGTTGATGCTGGTTTATCGGAAAAAGAAGCCCAAGATCTGGCTAACCGCTTCGGTTCCAATACCAGCCGAGTGCTCACTTACGCTGTCGATGGCCCTGCGCCAGGATTAAGTCTGAAGGAAACCATGAGTCTGCGTTATTCACTCAATGAAGAAATGACGCTCACACCGGTTGATTATCTCTTGCGCCGAACCAATGCCCTACTTTTCCACGCTGAAACACTGGCTGAGTTGAAACAGCCGGTTGTTGACGAAATGGCGCAAACACTGGGATGGGACGACTCGGTGAAAGCCCAACAACTGGCCGCCTTGAATGCTGCCATTGCCGACAGTCAACTGGCCTATCTAAAAACGGCACCAGCACCGGTTCATCCTGAATAG
- a CDS encoding MIP/aquaporin family protein, whose amino-acid sequence MWTQTLGEFIGTFILILLGDGVVAGVSLNQSKAKDAGWVAITLGWGLAVTMGVYTAAFLGPAHLNPAVTIAFAAIGQFSWSWVLPFVAAQMLGAFLGAAVVWLHYYPHWTKTNDQATILGVFATGPAIRNYTANFLSEFIGTAVLIFGLLAFAQGKWTAGLAPMGVGILITAIGLSLGGTTGYAINPARDLGPRLAHAILPIAHKGGSDWGYSWVPVLGPLAGGVVGALIFVTLP is encoded by the coding sequence ATGTGGACACAAACATTAGGTGAATTTATCGGCACCTTCATCCTGATTCTCCTTGGTGACGGCGTGGTGGCTGGCGTGTCACTCAACCAATCAAAAGCAAAGGATGCTGGCTGGGTTGCCATCACCCTTGGTTGGGGACTGGCTGTCACCATGGGCGTTTATACCGCCGCTTTCCTTGGCCCGGCCCATCTCAATCCGGCGGTGACCATTGCTTTTGCCGCCATCGGTCAATTTTCTTGGTCATGGGTGCTGCCGTTTGTCGCTGCCCAAATGCTTGGTGCTTTCTTAGGAGCCGCCGTTGTCTGGCTGCATTACTATCCACATTGGACGAAGACCAATGACCAAGCAACCATCTTAGGCGTTTTTGCGACTGGCCCAGCCATTCGCAACTATACCGCTAACTTCTTGTCTGAATTCATCGGCACTGCTGTCTTGATTTTTGGCCTATTAGCTTTTGCGCAAGGCAAATGGACAGCAGGTTTAGCTCCGATGGGCGTTGGTATCTTGATCACTGCAATCGGATTGTCACTTGGGGGGACAACCGGTTACGCAATTAACCCGGCGCGGGATCTCGGCCCACGCTTGGCGCACGCCATCCTGCCGATTGCACATAAAGGCGGCTCTGATTGGGGTTACTCGTGGGTACCTGTTCTCGGTCCTTTAGCTGGCGGCGTTGTTGGCGCACTCATTTTCGTGACATTACCATAA
- a CDS encoding IS30 family transposase, producing the protein MAIITLIERSQIELMQHHTIQYIAATLGRSRISIRHELHRCPEGDYCAIIAQDHADTCRHRCGRHSILTPKLKRMVTEKLNLGWSPEMVGYAVHCAPHTIYHWIYQRQVDFQPSQLFDHGKRHKRRQDLRSRYNQAVGTSIEIRSESANRRTEKGHLEMDTVRGGRGSKAAVLTIVDRVTRLMATTKLENLSQNAVLKGFARLMVDFPGPVRSVTVDHGKEFSCDQALTKRYRIPVYFCHAYHPNERGTNERFNRELRYYFPKGTQFDQVSETDIQQATALINNKPRKCLRWQTPVQAVSKPLSRW; encoded by the coding sequence ATGGCCATTATAACCTTAATTGAACGATCTCAGATAGAACTGATGCAACACCACACGATTCAATACATCGCCGCGACCTTAGGCCGCTCTCGTATTTCTATTAGGCATGAGCTTCACCGTTGCCCTGAAGGTGATTACTGCGCCATTATAGCTCAGGATCATGCCGATACTTGTCGGCATCGTTGTGGTCGGCACTCGATTTTAACGCCTAAGTTGAAGCGGATGGTAACTGAGAAGCTAAACCTAGGTTGGTCCCCTGAAATGGTCGGTTATGCCGTTCACTGTGCGCCACACACGATTTACCACTGGATTTATCAAAGACAAGTCGATTTTCAGCCAAGCCAACTCTTTGATCACGGTAAACGTCATAAAAGAAGACAAGACCTTCGGTCGCGCTATAACCAAGCAGTAGGCACCTCAATTGAGATTCGCAGTGAGTCAGCTAATCGGCGAACCGAAAAAGGACATTTAGAGATGGATACAGTTCGCGGTGGTCGCGGGTCAAAGGCTGCTGTTTTGACCATTGTCGATCGGGTGACACGTTTAATGGCGACAACTAAGCTTGAAAACTTATCACAAAATGCTGTTCTCAAGGGATTTGCAAGACTGATGGTGGACTTTCCGGGTCCGGTTCGATCAGTGACGGTTGATCACGGTAAAGAGTTTTCCTGCGATCAGGCGCTTACAAAGCGCTATCGGATACCGGTTTACTTTTGCCACGCCTATCACCCGAATGAACGGGGCACAAATGAACGGTTCAATCGAGAACTTCGCTACTATTTCCCGAAGGGAACACAGTTTGATCAGGTTTCAGAGACCGATATTCAACAAGCCACAGCGCTTATCAATAACAAACCTAGAAAATGTCTCCGTTGGCAAACCCCAGTTCAAGCAGTGAGCAAGCCTCTTTCTAGGTGGTAA
- the glpK gene encoding glycerol kinase GlpK — translation MTSDQKYILAIDEGTTSTRTIIIDHNGQKVVDAQREFPQYFPHPGWVEHNANEIWNAALSTIATAFIESQIQPRQIVGIGITNQRETTVVWDKQTGLPIYNAIVWQSRQTSEIADKLKADGHSDMIHDSTGLLIDSYFSATKIRWILDHVPGAQERAEKGELLFGTIDTWLSWKLSGGAIHVTDYTNASRTMLFNIHKLAWDDEILQLLNIPKQMLPEVRSNSEIYGNAAAYHFFGSTVPIAGMVGDQQAALFGQLALEPGMVKNTYGTGAFIVMNTGEKPTLSNNNLLTTIGYGLDGKVTYALEGSVFVAGSAIQWLRDAMKLVERSSDSEAAARASKSQNEVYVVPAFTGLGAPYWDSDARGAIFGITRGTTREDFIKATLQSLAYQSRDVVDTMNKDTGIPIQALRVDGGAANNDYLMQFQADILGIPIERAANLETTAMGAAFLAGLATGFWNNTDELQSIVKLGKRFEPTMGALDRDHLYEGWQQAVAATQMYKHKAKKA, via the coding sequence GTGACAAGTGATCAGAAGTACATTCTGGCGATTGATGAGGGTACCACGAGTACACGGACCATCATCATCGATCACAATGGTCAAAAAGTTGTTGATGCACAGCGGGAATTTCCGCAGTATTTTCCGCATCCGGGATGGGTCGAGCATAATGCCAATGAAATTTGGAATGCCGCTTTGTCGACCATCGCGACGGCGTTTATTGAATCACAGATTCAGCCACGCCAAATTGTCGGAATCGGGATTACCAATCAACGGGAAACCACGGTTGTATGGGACAAACAGACCGGGTTGCCAATCTACAACGCCATCGTCTGGCAGTCGCGGCAAACTAGCGAGATCGCTGACAAACTTAAGGCAGATGGCCACAGCGATATGATTCATGATTCAACCGGTTTGCTAATTGATTCGTATTTCTCAGCGACTAAGATTCGCTGGATTTTGGATCATGTGCCTGGCGCGCAAGAACGGGCGGAAAAAGGCGAACTGCTTTTCGGCACCATCGATACTTGGCTTTCTTGGAAGCTGTCCGGCGGCGCCATTCATGTCACCGACTATACCAACGCCTCACGAACCATGTTGTTCAACATCCATAAACTAGCCTGGGATGACGAGATTCTCCAATTGTTGAATATTCCTAAGCAAATGCTACCGGAAGTTCGCAGCAATTCAGAAATTTACGGCAATGCAGCAGCCTACCATTTCTTCGGCAGTACCGTGCCGATTGCCGGCATGGTTGGTGACCAACAAGCAGCACTTTTTGGTCAGCTGGCGCTTGAGCCGGGTATGGTGAAAAACACCTATGGCACAGGTGCATTCATTGTGATGAATACCGGCGAAAAACCGACCTTGTCCAACAACAACCTGCTCACCACCATCGGCTATGGACTTGATGGCAAGGTGACCTATGCACTTGAAGGTTCCGTTTTCGTTGCCGGCAGTGCGATTCAATGGTTGCGGGACGCCATGAAGTTGGTCGAGCGTTCAAGCGACTCCGAAGCCGCCGCACGAGCTTCTAAGAGTCAAAATGAAGTTTATGTTGTCCCAGCCTTCACAGGCTTAGGTGCGCCTTATTGGGATTCTGATGCTCGCGGTGCTATTTTTGGCATCACTCGTGGCACGACTCGCGAAGATTTCATCAAAGCAACCTTGCAATCTCTTGCTTATCAGTCACGTGATGTCGTGGATACCATGAATAAAGACACTGGTATCCCGATCCAAGCTTTGCGCGTTGACGGCGGCGCAGCTAACAACGATTACCTGATGCAATTCCAAGCAGATATTTTAGGCATTCCGATTGAACGAGCAGCCAATTTGGAAACGACGGCGATGGGCGCTGCCTTCCTCGCTGGTTTGGCGACTGGCTTCTGGAACAATACCGATGAACTGCAAAGTATCGTGAAGCTTGGCAAACGTTTTGAACCAACAATGGGCGCGCTTGATCGCGACCACCTTTATGAAGGCTGGCAGCAAGCTGTTGCTGCAACCCAAATGTATAAGCACAAGGCGAAGAAAGCCTGA
- a CDS encoding lactose-specific PTS transporter subunit EIIC, with protein sequence MNKVFDKLKPVFEAIAANKYISAIRDGFIACMPIIIFSSIFMMVAYVPNAWGFYWPDNVTNTLMVAYNYSMGLLALFVAGTTAKNLTDSKNLELPKTNQINPVAVIVASEISFVILSILPLKTGVDLTYMGTQGLICAYIVGLIVPNIYYVCIKNNVTIKLPEQVPGNIAQSFKDLIPMGLSVTAFWLFGVGFKAATGTVLPRWIIQVLSPLFQASDSYLGLALIAGAMAFFWFCGVQGPSIVQPAVVPIMIANTAANLQQYQAGQHVSHVLAMNTMDYVMNFGGTGATLVVPFIMLFAARSAQLKAVGKVSFVPCTFGVNEPVLFGMPIIMNPIFFIPFLATPIVNVCLFKFFVSVLGMNSMMYTMPWTVPGPIGILISTGFAPLAFAFVLLTLVLDVAIYFPFIRVYDSTLLAEEKAKEEVIEDDGMAVQASDTVSPSIPTGLTVATATDDDATHVLPETAPSAHGEAYFKQNEVNVLVLCAGGGTSGILANALNKLSKERGLKLSAAARAYGQDMDLIKDMNMVILAPQMESMKGNLKKITDKYGVKLVTTTGRQYIELTNNGDKALDFVESNL encoded by the coding sequence ATGAATAAGGTTTTTGATAAATTAAAACCGGTTTTTGAAGCCATCGCTGCTAACAAATATATTTCCGCGATTCGTGATGGCTTTATCGCATGTATGCCGATCATCATCTTCTCAAGTATCTTTATGATGGTTGCTTATGTTCCGAACGCTTGGGGGTTTTACTGGCCAGACAACGTAACGAATACGTTGATGGTTGCTTATAACTATTCCATGGGCTTGCTGGCACTGTTTGTGGCGGGAACGACTGCTAAAAACTTGACTGACAGCAAGAACCTTGAATTACCGAAAACAAATCAAATTAATCCAGTGGCCGTCATTGTGGCGTCTGAAATTTCTTTTGTCATTTTGTCGATCTTGCCGCTTAAAACCGGTGTTGACCTGACTTACATGGGGACTCAGGGATTGATCTGCGCTTATATCGTTGGGTTGATCGTGCCAAATATTTACTACGTCTGTATTAAGAACAATGTCACGATTAAATTACCAGAGCAGGTACCAGGTAATATCGCCCAGTCATTTAAAGACCTTATCCCGATGGGCCTTTCTGTGACAGCCTTCTGGCTTTTCGGTGTTGGCTTCAAAGCGGCAACGGGTACTGTATTGCCACGCTGGATCATTCAAGTACTTTCGCCGCTTTTCCAAGCCAGCGATTCTTATCTAGGCTTAGCCCTGATTGCTGGCGCGATGGCTTTCTTCTGGTTCTGTGGTGTCCAAGGCCCATCAATTGTTCAGCCGGCTGTTGTCCCGATTATGATTGCGAATACAGCAGCTAACTTGCAGCAATATCAGGCAGGGCAACATGTCTCGCACGTTTTGGCCATGAACACGATGGACTACGTCATGAATTTTGGTGGAACCGGAGCAACATTGGTGGTACCTTTCATCATGCTGTTTGCGGCCCGATCAGCGCAATTAAAAGCCGTTGGTAAGGTTTCCTTTGTGCCATGCACTTTCGGGGTCAATGAACCTGTTTTGTTTGGAATGCCGATTATCATGAATCCCATTTTCTTCATTCCGTTCTTAGCAACCCCGATCGTGAACGTTTGCTTATTCAAATTCTTTGTGAGTGTACTTGGCATGAACAGTATGATGTACACCATGCCATGGACAGTTCCGGGACCGATTGGGATTTTGATTTCGACTGGGTTTGCCCCGTTGGCTTTCGCCTTTGTTCTACTGACGTTGGTTCTGGACGTTGCGATATACTTCCCATTCATTCGCGTTTATGACAGCACACTCTTAGCTGAAGAAAAAGCTAAGGAAGAGGTCATTGAAGACGACGGCATGGCTGTTCAGGCGAGTGACACAGTGTCACCTTCTATCCCGACTGGTTTGACTGTTGCGACTGCCACAGACGACGATGCGACCCATGTGTTGCCTGAAACAGCCCCATCTGCCCACGGCGAAGCCTATTTCAAACAAAATGAAGTTAATGTTTTAGTGTTGTGTGCTGGTGGTGGAACAAGCGGTATTCTTGCCAACGCGCTAAACAAACTGTCTAAGGAACGCGGTTTAAAGCTCTCGGCCGCCGCCCGCGCTTATGGACAGGATATGGATTTGATCAAAGATATGAACATGGTCATCCTTGCGCCGCAAATGGAAAGCATGAAAGGTAATTTAAAAAAGATCACCGATAAGTATGGCGTCAAGCTGGTCACAACAACTGGTCGGCAATACATTGAATTAACCAACAATGGTGACAAGGCACTTGATTTTGTTGAATCCAATCTTTGA
- the lacT gene encoding transcription antiterminator LacT — translation MPKIAQIFNNNVALVDLDNRGQAVVRGRGIAFQKRRGDVIPTKQIEKIFYLANETSRQNLYFLLKNIPIDVVTTTYEIIDVAQKQYRLKVLDYIYITLSDHIYEAYKRYQAGTYQETMVPDFHIQYPAEYAVAKQALQIIATNLGVQFPQSEIKNLALHFINASGEDDGEQVFGKSNEASLSQLVQEVLKRHHITRSHSNGNYYDRFMIHLQYLIDRLQRVDTYAVTIVPEVATELKQNYPQSYKIASEIFDEIKDQLYRSMSEDERLYFIIHIQRLINEAPAQNHSQNDSL, via the coding sequence TTGCCAAAAATAGCTCAGATTTTTAACAACAACGTGGCCTTGGTTGATCTAGACAACCGCGGCCAAGCCGTTGTAAGGGGACGTGGCATCGCTTTTCAGAAGAGGCGAGGAGATGTTATTCCGACAAAGCAGATAGAGAAGATCTTTTATCTAGCGAACGAGACTTCCCGACAAAATTTGTACTTTCTCTTAAAAAATATTCCGATTGACGTGGTGACGACTACCTATGAAATTATTGATGTTGCCCAGAAACAATATCGACTGAAAGTGCTTGATTATATCTACATTACCTTGAGTGATCATATTTACGAGGCATATAAACGCTATCAGGCAGGGACTTATCAAGAAACAATGGTACCAGATTTTCATATTCAATATCCGGCCGAATATGCGGTGGCTAAACAGGCACTGCAAATCATTGCCACGAACCTTGGCGTTCAGTTTCCACAGTCGGAAATAAAAAATCTGGCGTTGCACTTTATCAACGCTTCCGGCGAAGACGATGGCGAGCAGGTTTTTGGTAAAAGCAATGAAGCCTCACTTAGTCAACTTGTACAAGAAGTGTTGAAGCGTCATCACATTACTCGCTCTCATTCAAATGGCAACTACTATGACCGATTTATGATTCATCTCCAGTATCTCATCGACCGACTGCAGCGTGTTGATACATATGCCGTTACCATTGTCCCTGAGGTTGCCACTGAACTTAAGCAAAACTATCCGCAGTCTTACAAGATTGCCTCAGAAATTTTCGATGAAATTAAGGATCAACTCTATCGCAGTATGAGTGAGGACGAACGACTTTACTTCATCATCCACATTCAGCGATTGATAAACGAAGCACCAGCCCAGAATCATTCACAAAACGATTCATTATAA
- a CDS encoding ABC-F family ATP-binding cassette domain-containing protein, whose translation MLTVNNVSMTFSDRKLYEDVNLKFTPGNCYGIIGANGAGKSTFLKIIQGELTPTTGTVSLSPNERMSSLRQDHFAFDNQTVMNTVLQGWERLYQVMTEKDALYAKPDFSEADGNKAAELEGEFAEMDGWNAESDASQLLRSLGIAESEHQKLMADLPEGEKVKVLLAQALFGKPDVLLLDEPTNGLDPQAINWLENFLADYEHTVLVVSHDRHFLNAVCTMMCDVDFGKIELYVGNYDFWKQSSELALQLQSQANAKKEEQIKQLQEFVARFSANASKSKQATSRKKQLEKITLDDIRPSTRKYPYIKFEPEREIGNDLLRVEHVSKTIDGHEVLKNVSFILRPGDKTGIISRNDVTATVLMQLLAGELKPDTGTITWGVTTSRAAMPKDLNPEFDHDDLNILDWLRQFAPQDEQDNTFLRGFLGRMLFSGDEVLKQLNVLSGGEKVRSYLAKMMLSKANVLIMDDPTNHLDLESITSLNDALIDFKGSLIFTSHDHQFIQTIADHIIEVGPLGVVDRADTSYDEFTQHETAQAQVADIYPADKKKSKA comes from the coding sequence TTGCTCACAGTAAACAATGTATCGATGACGTTCTCCGACCGTAAGCTATACGAAGACGTTAATTTGAAATTCACGCCCGGTAATTGCTATGGCATTATTGGCGCAAACGGCGCGGGAAAATCGACTTTTCTTAAAATCATCCAAGGTGAACTGACCCCAACGACCGGGACGGTTAGTTTGTCGCCGAATGAGCGGATGAGCAGTCTGCGTCAGGATCACTTTGCGTTCGACAATCAAACGGTGATGAACACTGTTTTGCAAGGTTGGGAACGACTTTATCAGGTGATGACGGAAAAAGATGCTTTGTATGCTAAGCCAGACTTCTCTGAAGCTGACGGGAATAAGGCAGCCGAGCTGGAAGGCGAGTTTGCCGAAATGGACGGCTGGAACGCTGAAAGCGACGCGTCTCAGCTGTTGCGGTCACTGGGCATTGCGGAAAGTGAGCACCAGAAACTCATGGCTGATCTGCCTGAAGGGGAGAAGGTCAAGGTGTTGCTCGCTCAAGCGTTGTTTGGCAAACCCGACGTTCTGCTGCTCGACGAACCAACCAACGGGCTTGATCCGCAAGCGATTAACTGGCTTGAGAACTTTTTAGCTGACTATGAACACACCGTTTTGGTTGTCTCTCATGACCGGCATTTCCTGAATGCGGTCTGCACCATGATGTGTGATGTTGACTTCGGTAAGATCGAACTTTATGTCGGCAACTACGATTTCTGGAAGCAGAGTTCTGAACTGGCCTTGCAACTGCAAAGTCAGGCGAATGCTAAAAAAGAAGAGCAGATCAAGCAGCTTCAGGAATTCGTGGCGCGTTTTTCCGCCAACGCTTCAAAGTCAAAGCAAGCCACTTCACGTAAAAAGCAGCTTGAAAAAATTACGTTAGATGATATTCGGCCTAGCACACGGAAATATCCGTACATCAAGTTCGAACCAGAACGCGAAATCGGTAACGATTTGTTACGGGTCGAGCATGTTTCCAAGACAATTGATGGTCATGAAGTACTGAAAAATGTCAGCTTCATTTTGCGGCCAGGTGACAAAACAGGGATCATCAGCCGCAATGACGTGACTGCCACTGTGCTGATGCAGCTGCTGGCAGGTGAGCTTAAACCTGACACCGGCACCATCACATGGGGTGTCACCACCAGCCGTGCCGCTATGCCAAAAGACTTGAATCCTGAATTTGATCATGATGATCTGAACATTCTCGATTGGTTGCGGCAGTTTGCGCCACAAGACGAACAAGATAACACGTTCTTGCGTGGCTTCCTCGGTCGGATGCTCTTTTCTGGGGATGAAGTGCTCAAGCAACTGAATGTCTTGTCTGGTGGCGAAAAGGTCCGTTCGTACTTGGCTAAAATGATGCTAAGCAAGGCAAACGTCCTCATCATGGATGATCCAACCAACCATCTTGATCTGGAAAGCATCACCAGTTTGAACGATGCCTTGATCGACTTCAAAGGCTCATTAATCTTCACCAGTCATGACCATCAGTTCATTCAAACCATTGCTGATCATATTATCGAGGTTGGGCCACTCGGTGTTGTTGACCGTGCGGACACAAGCTATGATGAATTCACGCAACACGAAACCGCTCAGGCCCAGGTAGCCGATATTTATCCGGCTGATAAAAAGAAGTCAAAGGCGTAA
- a CDS encoding uracil-DNA glycosylase family protein has product MTDADKIFEAIRQNPDNADFTAQGWDPLYHIEPEATILIASQAPGRKAQTTKTYWNDPSGDRLRTWMGVTKDQFYHSGKIAVLPLDFYYPGKGKSGDLPPRKDFAAKWHPSLLALMPKIQLTIVIGAYAQKYYLGKHREKTLTATVKNFRAYLPDYFPIVHPSPLNYGWVNRNPWFMTDVVPALQAQVADLMK; this is encoded by the coding sequence GTGACAGATGCAGATAAAATATTTGAGGCTATTCGTCAGAATCCCGATAACGCTGACTTTACCGCCCAAGGATGGGATCCGCTATATCATATTGAACCTGAAGCAACGATCCTCATCGCCAGTCAGGCACCAGGACGAAAAGCACAAACGACAAAAACATACTGGAATGATCCGAGTGGTGACCGCTTGCGAACTTGGATGGGCGTCACCAAGGATCAGTTTTATCACAGCGGTAAAATTGCAGTTTTGCCCTTAGATTTTTATTATCCCGGCAAAGGTAAGTCAGGTGACTTGCCACCGCGTAAAGATTTCGCGGCCAAGTGGCATCCTTCTTTGTTAGCCTTAATGCCAAAGATTCAACTTACAATTGTGATTGGCGCCTACGCCCAAAAATATTATTTAGGAAAGCATCGCGAAAAAACGCTGACTGCCACTGTCAAAAATTTCCGGGCGTATTTGCCTGACTATTTTCCGATCGTCCATCCTTCGCCTCTAAACTATGGGTGGGTTAACCGTAATCCATGGTTTATGACCGATGTGGTGCCGGCATTACAGGCGCAGGTTGCAGACTTGATGAAGTAG